In Eisenibacter elegans DSM 3317, the genomic window TTTTTGTGATACGGATATGACCGTGATGCACATCTGGCACACCCACGCCTACGGCAAACCTCACCCTTGGATAGAAGCCCAACTCAAAAAACAAACATATAGCCTGTATCTGTTGATGGATGTAGACTTGCCTTGGGAGCCTGACCCACTACGTGAGCACCCTCAACTCAGAGCCTACTTTTTTGAAATTTACCAACAAACGCTCAAACTATACCATAAAAATTACGTTATCATCAGTGGAACACAAACACAGCGAATGGATAATGCAATTGCAGAGATTGATAATTTCTTAAACAATTGCTAGCTTTTTAACCATAATTACTATCTTTGCCTCTACAATCTCCCCTACATAACTACCGCTTTACAACCTATTATTCGCACACCAATCCATTAAAAATGACACAAAAACTCACCTCCCAAGCCCTGACTTGCCTTATTTTGGCAAGTCTGTTGTTGAATGCGTGTGGTGCGGCACACCATCACGAGTCGGCCACGTCTGATGAGCGCGCACAGCTCATTGCGATGCTCAGCAGTGAAGAGATGCCGGGCATCCCAATGGTGCTCACTCACTTCAAGCAGGTACGATTAAGTGACTACATCACCAATCCTGATGAAAGTAGCTTTACCCCACCACAATCACTCAAACGCATACTCAAAGCCGAAAACACGTCGGATGCGGCTTTTAGTGAGTTACAGATTTTAGTCAATCAGCGCGACCCTCAGCTTTACACCCGCATCAATAGTGAGGCTGAGTTCAAAGAATACTATGCCGCAACGACACTGCCCACTTGGGTTTGGGAATACCCTGCACACAGGGTGTTTGTCGTTCAGCAGTCCGCCGAAACCGAAGCACTGTGGTTGGTAGAGTTTTGGGCTGAGTCTGCTTACTTGGTCAAGATTGTTGCCAAAGGCAATCTCAACAGCGACCAACAAACCCAGCTCAACGAACTAGCCAAAGTGGTGGCAGCATTGCTACCGCAATAACCACCCGATGGTCGATATACCGACAAAGCCCTGTATTAACAAGGATACAGGGCTTTTTTAGTGATGATACCACGTTTTTGAAGGAGCAGCTCGGCGCTGGAGCTCCAAGATAAGCTGAGGCCCTATTATCGACGGAAATCAGCTGGAGAAATTTGTCTGCTCAAAACCCTTCAGTCTAGCTAGCCTTGGCATTTTTTGTATTACCTTGACGCAAGACCTCTGCAAGGGCTGCCCATTTG contains:
- a CDS encoding AAA family ATPase, whose protein sequence is MLHKIAITGPESTGKSTLSVALAKHYQTAFVPEFARSYLDTLGRPYVAEDLLHIAQGQLKAEHEAEPNAKNLLFCDTDMTVMHIWHTHAYGKPHPWIEAQLKKQTYSLYLLMDVDLPWEPDPLREHPQLRAYFFEIYQQTLKLYHKNYVIISGTQTQRMDNAIAEIDNFLNNC